A window from Hymenobacter volaticus encodes these proteins:
- a CDS encoding response regulator → MPCRLLILDDHPMLMQGLARLVAEQPDLQVAGQFSSGEALLAWLPASNPAPADVLLLDLHLPGLDGLTLLSHLRQQWPGMRVLVFSTASTLELVERLQVLGASGFVPKSADADHLLAAIRAVYAGKHAFPHAYQPVTQQVPSNSNMAILHRLSAREREIIGLVRAGLTTRQIADRLSLAEFTVSTHRRNIMHKLELHNTAALVQFAHNHGLQ, encoded by the coding sequence ATGCCGTGTCGCTTACTCATTCTGGATGATCATCCTATGCTCATGCAGGGGCTAGCACGGCTGGTAGCCGAGCAGCCTGACCTGCAAGTAGCCGGGCAGTTTAGCTCGGGCGAGGCACTGTTGGCTTGGTTGCCTGCCTCAAATCCGGCTCCGGCCGATGTGCTGCTGCTGGACCTACACTTGCCTGGCCTCGACGGCCTAACATTACTGTCCCATTTGCGACAGCAATGGCCGGGCATGCGGGTGCTGGTATTCAGCACTGCCTCTACTTTAGAGTTAGTGGAGCGCCTGCAGGTATTGGGCGCGAGTGGTTTCGTACCCAAATCGGCCGATGCCGACCACCTACTGGCGGCTATCCGGGCGGTGTACGCTGGCAAGCATGCCTTTCCGCATGCGTATCAGCCCGTAACTCAGCAGGTCCCGAGCAACTCAAACATGGCGATACTGCACCGTCTATCTGCCCGCGAACGGGAAATTATTGGGCTGGTGCGAGCAGGGTTAACCACCCGTCAAATTGCTGACCGTCTTTCTCTAGCGGAATTTACGGTGAGTACGCACCGCCGTAATATTATGCACAAGCTTGAGCTACACAATACTGCCGCCCTGGTTCAGTTTGCGCACAACCATGGCTTGCAGTAG